A portion of the Cellulophaga algicola DSM 14237 genome contains these proteins:
- a CDS encoding F0F1 ATP synthase subunit C has product MDNSTLIGMVSIITAGVTMAIGGMIPALGQGKSIAAALNSLAQQPDANQTITRTLFVGLAMLESVAIYCFVIAMILIFANPFWNHFIA; this is encoded by the coding sequence ATGGATAATTCAACTCTAATAGGCATGGTCTCAATTATTACTGCAGGAGTCACTATGGCGATTGGTGGTATGATACCTGCTTTAGGTCAGGGAAAATCAATTGCTGCCGCCTTAAATTCTCTCGCACAACAACCAGATGCGAATCAAACAATCACGCGTACCCTATTTGTAGGTTTAGCGATGCTCGAGTCGGTCGCTATTTACTGTTTTGTGATTGCGATGATCTTGATTTTCGCAAATCCTTTCTGGAACCATTTCATCGCATAA
- a CDS encoding F0F1 ATP synthase subunit B family protein, producing MKIDWFTVIAQIINFLVLMWLLKRFLYKPILSSIDERETNIKNQLLDAESQKKEAAQAKDEFNYKNETFNKEKDELMQKAAAEAKTEGDKLKENARNEANELKDRLEKAFTEDQATKNNNMAKRLKGEVLDIARKTLTDLSSVSLEGQTVEVFLKRINELKANEKTKFSEALKGGKPILVQSAFTLSANQQGSIQKTVSGLLKTENTYEFKTRPELINGIEILTNGYKLSWSVTDYLKSFEADEKVDIETKE from the coding sequence ATGAAAATAGACTGGTTTACTGTAATAGCACAGATCATCAATTTCTTGGTATTGATGTGGTTATTGAAACGTTTTCTTTATAAACCCATTTTATCCTCAATAGATGAACGGGAAACTAATATAAAGAACCAACTCTTGGATGCTGAGTCTCAGAAAAAAGAAGCAGCCCAAGCTAAAGATGAATTCAACTATAAAAACGAAACTTTCAATAAAGAGAAGGATGAATTAATGCAGAAGGCCGCTGCGGAAGCCAAAACCGAAGGTGATAAGCTAAAGGAAAATGCTAGAAATGAAGCTAATGAGCTCAAGGATAGATTAGAAAAAGCTTTTACTGAGGATCAAGCTACTAAAAACAATAACATGGCTAAAAGGTTAAAAGGTGAGGTTCTTGATATTGCAAGAAAAACATTGACAGACCTTTCTTCTGTTAGCTTAGAGGGGCAAACCGTAGAAGTCTTTTTGAAAAGAATAAATGAACTAAAAGCCAATGAGAAAACAAAATTCTCGGAAGCTTTAAAGGGAGGTAAACCCATATTGGTACAAAGTGCTTTTACACTATCTGCAAACCAACAAGGTTCAATACAAAAAACGGTAAGTGGGCTATTGAAAACAGAGAATACGTATGAATTTAAAACCAGGCCAGAATTGATAAACGGTATTGAAATTTTAACCAATGGTTACAAATTGTCTTGGAGCGTTACGGACTATTTAAAATCTTTTGAAGCAGATGAAAAGGTTGATATAGAAACGAAAGAATAA
- a CDS encoding alternate F1F0 ATPase, F1 subunit alpha, with the protein MGATDYKSLVNDTFNELAKHTKDHEFKLAPKEVGRVTSVSAGVVKVSGLPNVGYEELLKFPGNLYGIAFSIEEDEIGTILLGEDSDLNAGDLVERTNRVMDVPVGKALLGRVIGPLGQPMDEKGAISYEKRLPIERSATPIMDRSGVSIPLQTGIKVIDALIPIGRGQRELILGDRQTGKTAIALDTIVNQKDKDVICVYCAIGQRASAVAKVVADLKENGAMEYTIVMVTEGNDSPGLQYIAPYAATSIAEYFMQKGKDVLIVYDDLTNHARAYRELSLLLKRPPGREAFPGDIFYIHSRLLERSTHLSDELGGGSLTALPIIETEAQNISAYIPTNLISITDGQIYLSPKQFELGILPAVEVGKSVSRVGGKAQLPAYRAIAGDLKLGFSQFEELETFARFGSHLDEETKSVIEHGKRIREILKQNELQPLSALEQIGVLLALTNGLFDTILLEKMREAEAAVIKSMAALPEAVQKSLYSSKGIEDTGQESILTAAKIALKEFQKAE; encoded by the coding sequence ATGGGCGCAACAGATTATAAAAGTTTAGTAAACGATACGTTTAATGAGCTTGCAAAACATACAAAAGATCATGAGTTTAAACTGGCACCAAAAGAAGTGGGCCGTGTTACCAGTGTTTCCGCCGGAGTGGTAAAAGTATCAGGTTTACCAAACGTAGGTTATGAGGAGTTATTGAAGTTTCCTGGCAATTTGTACGGTATAGCATTTAGTATTGAAGAAGACGAAATAGGCACTATACTTTTAGGAGAAGATTCTGATTTAAATGCTGGTGATCTTGTGGAACGCACAAATCGTGTAATGGATGTTCCTGTGGGTAAAGCGCTCCTTGGAAGAGTAATTGGACCTTTGGGACAACCTATGGATGAAAAAGGGGCTATTTCTTATGAAAAAAGATTACCTATAGAGCGGAGCGCCACACCTATTATGGATCGTTCAGGCGTAAGTATACCTTTGCAAACGGGAATTAAGGTGATTGATGCACTAATCCCAATAGGGCGGGGACAACGAGAATTAATATTAGGTGACCGCCAAACAGGTAAGACTGCAATTGCTCTAGATACTATTGTCAATCAAAAAGATAAAGATGTTATCTGTGTCTATTGCGCTATTGGGCAACGGGCTTCTGCGGTAGCGAAAGTTGTTGCAGATTTAAAAGAAAATGGGGCAATGGAGTATACCATTGTCATGGTTACTGAAGGAAATGATTCTCCGGGACTTCAATATATTGCTCCCTACGCAGCCACTAGTATAGCTGAGTATTTTATGCAAAAAGGTAAAGATGTACTCATTGTATATGATGATTTAACGAACCACGCTAGAGCATATCGCGAGCTTTCACTTTTATTAAAAAGACCACCAGGGCGTGAGGCATTTCCTGGTGATATTTTTTATATCCATTCCAGATTATTGGAACGATCTACGCATTTGAGTGATGAACTTGGTGGCGGCTCATTGACCGCTCTTCCTATAATTGAAACCGAGGCACAGAACATATCGGCTTATATTCCTACCAATTTGATTTCAATTACTGATGGGCAGATTTATCTATCCCCCAAACAATTTGAGTTGGGTATTTTACCTGCTGTTGAGGTAGGTAAATCGGTTTCTAGGGTGGGGGGTAAAGCGCAATTACCTGCCTACAGAGCCATTGCAGGTGACTTAAAACTTGGGTTTTCACAATTTGAAGAACTGGAGACTTTTGCTCGCTTTGGCTCTCATTTAGACGAAGAAACCAAAAGTGTTATTGAACATGGTAAACGTATTCGAGAGATTCTCAAACAGAATGAATTACAACCTTTATCCGCATTGGAACAGATAGGTGTACTTCTAGCTTTAACAAATGGTCTTTTTGATACAATTTTATTAGAAAAAATGCGGGAAGCAGAAGCGGCAGTTATAAAAAGTATGGCTGCTTTGCCTGAAGCTGTTCAGAAAAGTTTGTATTCTAGTAAAGGAATAGAGGATACGGGTCAAGAAAGTATTTTAACGGCTGCAAAAATTGCACTTAAGGAATTTCAAAAAGCAGAGTAA